TGCGCATTGTAGAATACTATTATTTTAGTAGTGTTTATTGCTTTCTCACACAGCCCAGTACATTACTTTTTTGTTGTTTACGctagtttttgttgtttgtgaacataaaaatagaggaaaaacaacacaaaatagGATTTGAACCAAGGTCATTaagttttctaaaatatttaaagccACTGCACCATTTTGACTTGCCTCAAAATAAGTGGCACAAAATCTTGACTTGCCTCCACAACCTGCACATTTTTGTTAGTCACCTAAAGagatcaaaaatattatttgtatacAAACTTGAATAATTTCTTCCTCTTCCAAATCAAGACACTCAGTCCCCCTGTTTTTAGAATATCCAAGATGATctcttaaaaattattcttctttttatatttttttatgatttgttCCCTTATTTAATTAGGATCTTTGTAATTATAGGCATGTTTGATTAGAATGTGATTTATAGGCATATCAAATCAtgtatataagaataaaatctcctataattatatttattgcaATCATACTGTATAAAGCAGACTTTGTTGTGTAGTTAAGACACAGTTTCCAGCGTcctgttgttttgtttttctgtcTTTCAACAACAGTTTTTCATGAGAGGAATAAGCATATAAATTGTCATTTTATCAGAGAGAAGGTTCAACAAAATCTTATATCTACCTCCCACATAAGGGCAGGTGGACCAACTAACAGATTTGTTCACAAAGGTTGTGACCGGAAAACACTGTTATTTCATTTGTAACAAGCTAGGCATGATTAATATTTATGCTCAAACTTGGGATTTGGGAACAATGTTAAAGAGTTATTATGGATTGAGTTAGAATTAGACTATTGAAAGTATATGGGCTTGGCCCAAATATAGTTTGCACTCCATTGTATTTAACTCTTAAAATATTAgcatataatacaaaaaaatacaacaataacGAAAATAGCCTTTGAGCATTAACATTTAACGAGAcccaaggaaaagaaaatgcaaaagaCAAATATCAACTAAGAAACATGTCAAACAAATATTGGCATTCAGGGAAGTAACAACTAGTTGCAAGTAAAACTTACATATTATTAGGAAAGAAATGAGCTTATACCCTTGGAATAGATCTATCTTCTACCAAATTGAGTTTTTTGAGGGCAGCTCTAGTGCATTTGGATTTCCATGTGTCAATAGTAGACCAGACATGACACATAACCAATACCGTAGGAAATAACATCAAGCATAAATACAGGGAGGGAgttgatgtttttaatttttcagaaaCCCAAGAAGAAGATAAGGATCCTCTAGATTAtaggaaacaaagagaaaggCCCAACCATACCATAATGAAAGATTCccttttttcattcacaaaggTGTAAAAACTGATACAAAAAAGAATTGACCATTTAACTTTAATATTCCAAATtacatgaaaaatgatagaagcaGGGAATGATggtaaataaaacaacaaaaacagaaaagatatCAAAAAGGCATGTTAGGCACCTGGTCTAGAGAATCTTGAAGCGAATAATGGGCTTCTTGAAAAgtagagaaggaaaattcatcCCATGCAAGGGTCATTGACAGAATGGAAACACTTTCCAGCTCATCTAACTCAATCTGGGAGCGGCTAAAGAATTAGTATTTAAAGTTATTAAAGTAATGGCAATAAGATTGTTGAACCTTTACCTGACAGAAGGCCAGTTATCGTGCATCAAATATCAATACCACATTCATAAACCACTCTTAAACAAGAATAgtcacaataaaatataaagttcaAGGCTGAAAATATGCTGCTATTCAACTGGATAGTTCCAAAACAAATCACTTTGGATTAAGCTTGCCACATATTAGTAGAAGAACATTACAAAACATAagcatatttgataaataaggaAACGCTTTCCGTTTTACTTTGATTGAATTGAACCCTCTATAAGGTAAAATTGTTATACTTCAGAGTGTAAGAGAATCACTCATTACAAGACATAACATTTAGAGTTTGGTTCTAATGATTGGATATTTTAGCCAGATCAGACTTGACCTGGCATTAGAGTTCAGTAGTAGTTAGTAGATTAGGTTGCAGTCCCTAcaggaaaaatatatatcagCCCATAAACAGTAATAAATTCttcttacaaatttaaaaaagaatacaCATTGAAACCATATTTCTCCAAAATATAGTGTTGGTATTTTGTTTGGTACACTTGAATGCATGAAagtgtttcatttttaagtaTATTGAATACATGAAcactgtataaaaaaaaaatacatgaacacaatataacaaaatataaaaacaacgtGCATTAAGGATCTCATGTTTTTGTATAAAagcataagttttattttgatatactgtcaaatgaaaaaaaaaattgtaaattaatttaatattgagTTAATTAGTAGGCATGTGCATTGTTTGTGCAAGAAAATTATACTATCAATCAACtagaaatatttatcatataactttaataataattatcatgaatatcaataaatttatcacacATATGACagtttgtgattaaataatagtgtaaaagttttttacactttcaatcAACTAACTAGAAATGAtgacatataaaaaattattaaattaattattataaaagttaacagacttattatatatgataatttataattaaataaaagtgtaaaaagtttttataaaatttcagtgcataaattatttactatgtattatttattctaaaaaattattttagatacgatttttaaataattattataaaaatcaatactcTTATCATAATCGATAATTTATGATCAAATTATTATCATAGTTAGTGAATTTGAATTAAACTCTAAAAGCAAATACAATTCAAACCTTGAGGGGAATTAAACTCTAAGAGAAAACTACAAATCAAGTTGAtggaaataaaagtaaaaactaaGTGCAAAAAAAGAGCCAGCAAAGCAACCAATTGAACTCCAATAATGCATGTATTAGCAACAGCATACAGAATGACAACAAACCAAGTGAcaggaatgaaattaataaatcatcacacattcaaaataaaataaaggctaAAATACACTATTGGTCCCCTATAATGCTCAATCCGCAATATTGGTCCTCCTATTTCCAAATCAAGACATTCAGTCCccctatttttcaaaatcagcgATTTTGGTTCTTTGTTAGTTGACCATTAATTGATTATCCATGGTCAAACAttgagtgaaaaataaaagtatctaGGAGACCAAAATTGCAGATTGAGCATTATAGGGGGACCAAAAATGTATTTACCCTAAAataaattcatgaaaataaGGACATCCATGTAAAACAAGCAATATTAATGAAACATACAGCAGGAAGAAGGTTGGAAACTGCAGTGCCTGATGATGTAATGGCTACTGCTGGAATGTGAGATCCTCTTCCATATCCAACAGCATGATATGCAAGTGAACGCTCATCGAAGCATGAAATACATGTGATTAATTTGTGACTTGCATTAGCAACAGCAATAGGGGAAGGTCTAGATCCAGGAGCAATACACAAATactaaacaaaagaataaatcaGAATCATGCATTAATATTGGTGCATATGTAATATTTATCAGATCATCTCACCATCAACCAAGTCTTGTGCATTCTTCAACAATAAGCGATGCCCGAACAGTGTTAATATTGGCACTTTCTTTCAGGGAGTTTGATAATTCATTGGCATGATCCAACTGATAATACAAGAGACAAACATAACAAGGACAAACTTCAGACAAATACAACAGAGAAACATAACAACTAGAAATAACCTGgcaaatgaataattttcttcttttttctatgGTACATGAATTAAATTTCCCAAAATCTAAGGTGTTCGGCAACCATCAAAGCTAGATATCTAGGTGAAATACAGCTTATTTTTAGATCTAGACCAtttggttatttaaattttaaaaatcttgttcatcttataattgattttagatAGAATTTGTTCTTAAAAAGCTCAACTCTAAGTTGGCTTTCTTCTAGTCTAAAATTTTCCAAACTTCCATTCCCTTTTATTCTTCCTCTCTCACAGAGTCATTGCAGAATAAGATAAAGGCGTAAAGACCTATACATCCAAAAGTCAATcatcctgcaaaaaaaaaatatatattataaattgaatttgaattagtTTTTTGTTAGAGCTGTAATAAAAAGAGTATAAACAATTCATAAACTTTACCTAATGTAACATGAATAGAGTTCAAACGTGCTATCTTcgttcttttaataaaatgttgAATTTCAGTACAAGGTAAGTGGGCAGTGTACTGTTTGTGATTCAAGACCAAAGGGGTCTTGTGTGCAGTGTTATAAAACTCAGACTGGACCAGCCAGTCCAACCGGTTAAATCGGAATCCGGGCATAGCACCGGTTCGGGTCACATATCAAATCGGATATGCATCTAACCCAGTGCCATGTAATCAACCCAACACTGAACAAGTAAGAACTGGGAAACTCGGTCTAGTTGGATACACTCAATTTCCCGGTTGTACTCACTCACTTtgcaaattataaaacatatttatttgaaaaattaatgaatatttttggaCTGGTAATTGCACTATAATGCTATTCCCAGCCTTTGTTTAAAGAACGAACACAGTTGCAATTGCATGACATCTATTGTCATATTAATGAAAAGCTCATTaccacataataaaataaacaaagaaacattttttttattttctaaataactatttattagcAGCTTGATCCTTCACCCAATCCTTTATGACATgcatatttaatgaaatttttatcaGAATAAAATAAGGGAATGGGAGAATGTCAATGTTATAAGGGTGCAAAGCtccaaatattaaatttaaaaatataacctAAAGgtgaaaatatttgttataaatGACTCAGGTTGATAAGGAGTACTCAGACAGATAACtgaatcattttaataatttacctGCTTTAAAGGACAGCAATGGACATGCCTAAACTCTCTGAAATGCTTCTTCAGATATTCCTGCAACTTAGGGACATCCTGTCTCCGAAAAATATCCCAGAGAGCACCATCTGAAGCATCCCCCCCAACAACAAATCaccttgatttatttttactttgtcAACCTCTATGAGCTCTGATCCATATGAAATACCATCCTCATTAGCAATGGCAACCTCATTACTACCAGACGGTTGATGAAACTGATCAACTTCTATCCCATCACATAATCCACCTTCTTGTTCCATGACTTCAACACTACTTTGCCTGTGCAAAGCATTTATTGTAGAAGATGAATTATTAACCATGTCAACATTAGTTTCTCCATCTTGATCATCACCAAGTAGCTCCCTTTTCTCTTGCTCGAGATGCTTTTGCTTCAACTTCTCAATGACAGTAAGTTGATCAGAATCCAGTTTCACTTCAGCAATATGAGTCAACACATTTACCTAAAACAGccaaattattaagaaaaaaaaatgcttcaatTTCTTCATTGATAAGCATGCACTCAGGGCCACATACAGCAAAATATACAAAACACTAACAAATGTTTGATCAGGAAAATCTATGCAACTGACATAAGTATGTATACGCAAATTAAAGCCTTCTCTAAGCCAAAGGCATCATTCATTTCAAGTCCTTAAACATACTAATGTGATGATTCTACTATCATAACAGAGTAGTTTTTCTAATTATCAATCAATCATTATAACAACCAGGGAAATAACTCGTCAAATATAGAATCAAATGAGAATTTATGAATTGAAGACAATGCACAGAACTTAAAAACTGACATGGAATTGAAGCCACAAACTACTCATAAGAAACAGAACAGAGAAATGCAATGGCTTATAAAAGACAACACTTTATACATCCTACAAACTATACACCATCCAATATGaaatctatttaaaaagttCAAATAATTTAGAAGAAATCCTTGAAAATAACAGCCCAGGAAAGAAATAAGCAAATAGAGCATATTGCATCAGACATATCACAATGGAGCTTAGTCACTGAATCACCACGTCCAAGCTCCTGAGGAATCCATAAGCAATATATGTTTTTGGCCCCAGGTCTCGCTTTAGAGAACCATTAGGCAACTTCACAGCAAGGTTAAGAGAACCTTTGTGAGGATCAGTATATTCCTTGAAGGGTAAGGAAGATATGAACTCAGCACAATGACGAGGCAATTGTTCCTCAAATAAATTAGAAGGAGGCCaatcttttaatttcaatatctGTGGCCAAGCAAGCCAATCCCTACGACCATTTGTATAGCCAGTAAAAGTTTGGTGGATATTAATTTCCCCCTGCATTTAACCAATACCTCAAAAGAGATGCAGAAATCAGCAGAAACTGAATAAACAAGTCCAGTAAAAGCAGTAAAGAATTACTAAATCAGTAAATAAAGCAGATATGATTTACTCTAGTCTGATTACTAAACAGAAAAACAGAATGAGtacaaattgaaaataacattttcaacaaactaaaaaaaaataaaaagtacatttTACCCAACATCAGCTAGATGCTGTAAGTCTAAGAACTAGACAAACATACCAAAGGATGCAAGGGCAACAAGAAAGGTCTGGGCAGGCAAAGCAAAAACAGCAAAATGGGGCAGGGACAAGAAACAGCCAAACATTGAGATAAAATTTTCTAAGATGATAAGATAAGGAGCAAAACCTAGGACTAAGAAGATGAATATGATGGATGATGGTAGCAGGATAAATTGATCACACTAGCCATATTTCTTGAGAATGATGGAGAGACAGCATAAAGCATGAAACAAGGGTTTAAAATTTGAGACTAATATAAAAACTACACTCAGaaaaatgatttctaattatcaccctaatgtttgttttgtttaccAACATTCCACCTTAGGCCGGTATCTCTTTATGACCCAGATAGCAGAACATCTACAAACTGTTTCTTAAGTGGAACCATCCaccaaaaaaattgtaatttttcagtacttcacaaaatatttcaGGACATTCTGTTCTGATGACTCTATGGAATTCAATAACTGACAATATTAAATGCACTGAAATAACTCTCAAGTCTCAATCCAGAAAAGGTGGAGTTACTGAATTCAAGGAAACATGTAGGAAATTCAACAACATAAAAATTGCTAATATTAATAATTCTCCAAATGCCATAACGCAGTGGTTCTAGTTAAAATAAGTACCAACattaaacaattaaacataatctTCATGAGAATGAAGGTGAAGAATGAAATTTGTGGTAAAAAGCTCTCCAAGGTCAATAAAGTTAAAGATTGGGAAATTAAGCAAACCTCAGTCCAATCTAAGCAATCAATTGTTTTCTCCGCCAAATGTTGGCCATTGCTTGGTATTAGTTACATGACGTAATGCACGCCACATGACAAGCGGTTCCCAGCTTAAACCAGATGTACATTCAAGGACATTGTTGACAATGACAGGCTCCCCCTTTTCCCAATGCCACTGAAAATGCCTTAAATCCTTGTACTGAAGATCTACAGCTTTAGGACAGAATAAATAGTTGTCAGTCAAATCTTCTCAAGAAGCAGCCTTCCTCATATTACTATAGCTAACATCTGTGTTTCTATCAAGCTTCAAACATGAACAGAAGTTGTCTGCAGTCTTAACTACATTTTGAAGCTTGTATGCTTGCACTAGTTCTTTTGCTTTACACACTAACTCAGACAAAATGTTGACCCAATATGCTTCTCAGTTCAAGAAAACCATGGTTACATTCATCATTGACTTTTGGACAAGGAATTCAGGGAAGTAACAACTAGTTGCAAGTAAAACTTACATATTATTAGGAAAGAAATGAGCTTATACCCTTGGAATAGATCTATCTTCTACCAAATTGAGTTTTTTGAGGGCAGCTCTAGTGCATTTGGATTTCCATGTGTCAATAGTAGACCAGACATGACACATAACCAAACACCGTAGAAATAACATCA
The sequence above is a segment of the Glycine soja cultivar W05 unplaced genomic scaffold, ASM419377v2 tig00034345_1_pilon, whole genome shotgun sequence genome. Coding sequences within it:
- the LOC114404420 gene encoding uncharacterized protein LOC114404420, with the translated sequence MSDAVNVLTHIAEVKLDSDQLTVIEKLKQKHLEQEKRELLGDDQDGETNVDMVNNSSSTINALHRQSSVEVMEQEGGLCDGIEVDQFHQPSGSNEVAIANEDGISYGSELIEVDKVKINQGDLLLGGMLQMVLSGIFFGDRMSLSCRNI